GGATGGGGAGCCCGATATTGATTGCGTTGCGGTAGAAGATTCTTGCAAATGTTCTTGCGATTACGCAGCTGATCCCACTTTCCTTGATGGCTATGGGAGCATGCTCACGGCTTGAACCACAACCAAAATTCTTGTCAGCTACCATGATATCGCCCTCTTTCACCTGTTTGATGAAATTCTGGTCGATATCCTCCATGCAGTGGGAGGCCAACTCCTTGTGATTGGAGGTATTGAGATACCTCGCTGGGATGATTACATCGGTATCGACGTTGTCCCCATATCTAAAAACCGTTCCTTTGGCTTGCATTTTACTCCTCCATAACCTTTGCAGGATCGGCGATATATCCTGCGATCGCACTTGCAGCGGCAACGGCCGGACTGGCAAGATAGACTTCACTTTTCACATGACCCATTCTTCCCACAAAGTTACGGTTGGTGGTACTCACCG
This sequence is a window from uncultured Sphaerochaeta sp.. Protein-coding genes within it:
- the leuD gene encoding 3-isopropylmalate dehydratase small subunit, giving the protein MQAKGTVFRYGDNVDTDVIIPARYLNTSNHKELASHCMEDIDQNFIKQVKEGDIMVADKNFGCGSSREHAPIAIKESGISCVIARTFARIFYRNAINIGLPILECPEACDGIKAGDVVSVDFNTGTITNESTGDVFHSEPFPPFMQDLIASGGLAGYIAKGGGKA